In Phoenix dactylifera cultivar Barhee BC4 chromosome 1, palm_55x_up_171113_PBpolish2nd_filt_p, whole genome shotgun sequence, the genomic stretch tacaggatcaaggaacccaaataataacttctggctagccattttgggtgaggtcctggattgttacaaatggtatcagagcagacctggcccataacctatgtggactatggaacactgcagcatgaatctattggggctgaccacgggccaatcgtggtgtttgtgattagatttgaataaatttgatcACTtaacctgacgaggacgtcagggcttgaatgggggagtatgtgaggatccgtgtgggcgtgtatttagtctcacatcggttattcactgggtagatcttgggtacttatacaggatcaaggaacccaaataataacttctggctaaccattttgggtgaagtcctgggttgttacaggaACATCCTCCTGTGGTGACCGTAGATCCGAGTGACGGGTGACCTGGCACTGTGTCCACACCAGAATGGCTTCGTATGTGGTAGatcatttagaaatttttttttaatcttttgagGCTTATGTACTCGTAAAGtttagaaatattttattttctaatttttatagcTGGATTCATATCAAATTCGTGTAATACGCAGTCTGAgcacaaagaaaagagaaagaagaagaaaggtttCGACTCTTAAGCTATTGTTCAGATCATGCCACATGTCTATTTTTAACGCAATGGTGCTTTCTCATAACATGCACGGATCTATGTTCAAACGAAGCAGCCCACTTTCTTATGTCATTGCGCATGCATGAATTATGTCTACATGGGCCAAATGTATGGTTATCCGTGGAAACAAACGGACCAAGAGTTAGTCTTAAAATCAAGATGATAGTAGGGATGTGTATTCTaccatatataatataaattccCCCAAAAACTGTTCATAGGTGTGCCCATCCTTCCATATTTTCAAACTTTTGGTTTGTCTCTTTTCATATATGGTCTATGGGGTTGTAAATAGGTCTGAGTTGGACTGAGGCATGCTTGACCCGATCTAGCTTAGTTTTATATTTGGGTTGTCATTTTGGACCTGGATCCAATTTATTTGTTGATCGAGTCAAATCAACTCAGCTCCATGAAAGGATTTGAGACTTGGAGTCCAACTGAGGTCTACTATGACCTGGTCCCAACTCGAGATGTTTATGTTCGAGTTGGATTGAGTCTATAATTTGAGtcaaaattctaattattttttatatctaaatataataatagataattaaatataaaagtactaaaaaataaataaaatcaaaaagagCCAATTTAAACttaaattttcattcaaaataattttaatgTTATTAAAGTAATTGATCTTTTTTAGTCTACAATatgattttttaatatatatatatatatatatatatatatatatatatatatatatatatatatatatatatatatatatatatattgatatacTTAGGAGCATTATAAGTAAGAAtccatcaaaataaataatgaaatatgaaaGTTTAATATAATTAAGTAGAAAAAGATGAGAGAAAATGTAGTTGTTGAGATGAAAAGGAGGAAATCATTTAAATGAGAATTCATTTAATGAATTGGAAAAGTTATTTAgagtaaagaagaagaaagtttaTATGATTTGAATTTTGGGTTGAGTGAGTGATCTGATCAAAAAGCGGCTAACTTCCTCAACCCACTCAATTCGaaactcttaaaaaaaataaagaaaaaggttgaAAAATTGGTGAAAATGGGGTTtaaattctcttttctttcattgatgattaTAAATTGAGATATATAGTTTCTATTTATAATTGTAATATCCATCCTTACACATTTCCAGTTGGATTCCTAACATAATTCAAACAAGACTAGAATTTTTGAAAATAGATATGACTAATGAAAATAAATGTGAAAAGTTAAAATTCTATAAAAGATAGATCTCGACTCTTATATCGGTTTTACTTTCAATCGTCCATTTAATTCATTTCAAATTGAAATATCCGTCTGATCAAAGTATTTTCcgataagaaaatttttaatttgattggtcccttggaatccaaaatatgaaaatttatGTTATTGTACCGTCTACGTAGTTTTTATCTGGCGCATATAAAAAAAAGCCAGTGCTTCTGAAGATAATTCCAATTGCCCACATTGCACGCACAAGACCGAATGCACTAATGTTGAAGTGAGGCATGATGTATCTAATTCATGTACAAGACATTcagtgtaaaataaaaataatcaacACAAAGCAACAACATCTTGGCTGATAAGTAAACAAACGAATGTGTTCATGTATGGTTAATTAAGACTTCCAATCTTAGATTGGGCTTTCTAGATTACATGGCGGAACACTAGacaattttttatataattaaatgCAACACAAGTGTTCCAACCTGTGCATTACTTCTAAGATTGGTGAACTTAAACCACCAAACGAATCAAAATCTCTCACCTAGTTCGACGAAGATCACGTCAGACGACCGGGGTTCCATAGATTTAGCTAACCTAGTTCCACCAACCTCACTAACGTTAGTTGATCCTCTCTTGACCCGGCTCTCCTCTTCACAAATCCTACTCCACCACGTACTGCCTTCACATCAACATATATAGGGATGCATGAATAGAAACCTTCACATCATCTCTTGCTATCATCCAAAGAGAGGAGAACTAAGGCAATGGCTTGCAATCTCTGCTTCTCCAAACCCCTGCATCTCTTCTTAGCTCTTGTTCTAGGGGCTTTCACTACCTTCTTGGAGGCACAGGATCCTTCCCAATTGAGTTTGGACTACTACCTGAAGACATGCCCAAATGCTGAGCTGATTGTGAGAAAAGAGATGGAGTGTGCAGTGCAAGCCGACCCCCGCAATGGCGCCGCCATCCTTCGTCTCCACTTCCATGATTGTTTTGTTCAGGTATTTAGGACATCTTTGATGGCTAGTAACTAATGATGCCAAAGTAATTGGAGTTGCAGGAGGGACGTGGAATTAATTACATGAAATTCCTAAAGCAATAACTCAGTCGTACTTGAGTGGAACTAAATTTTCATTACATTTAGATTGCCCTGTAGGTTGGACGTACTACatgcgaattttttttttttttttgttgaagttTTAAGCTATCAGGAAGCCACAATCAACATAGTTTGAGACGAAAAAAGTATGCACTAAAAACCAGAGTAGATGATACGTGAGCTTTTTGCATGGTTGCAGGGCTGCGATGGATCGGTGCTGCTGGACGACACAGTCACGCTGATAGGGGAGAAGCAAGCAGAACAGAACGTGAACTCTCTGAAAGGTTTTGACATTGTCGACAAGATTAAAACCAGACTGGAGGCTGAGTGCCCTGGCGTTGTCTCCTGCGCTGATTTGCTCGCCATAGCAGCAAGAGATGCAGTCATTCTGGTAGTCATTTAATTAACCACTGCTTAACTTGGTCACAATATATTTCAGGTTTTAAAAAGGCTCAAGAACCTTGGCAAAATCCAAGCCACAGATGATAAAAGAGGCTAACTTGTGTTCCGCAGAAAGCCTTCTGAAttgtttgcttttcttttttatgtggTTCTGAATTGTCTGCATGCATGATGGCCCTTTAATTTGTTCTCCTCCCATTGTTCTTTCTTTAAACTGGGCAGCTTGGAGGGCCCTACTGGGATGTACCGGTGGGCAGGGAGGATTCCAAGACTGCTAGCTTGGAACAAGCAAACACAGACATTCCAACTCCTCAGCAGGGCCTGGTCACACTCATCTCCAAGTTCCTGGCGAAAGGTCTCTCAACAACAGACATGGTGGCCCTTGTAGGTCTGTCCTTTTCTCATCACATCCACTATGAAGACTGTCCTACACTAAGCTATTGATCTACATAGATATCCACAAACCATATATACATCAGTAAAAATGTGAACTCATGGAGAATGAATTGATGAACAATCAGAGAATgtaggaaagggaaaaaaaaatcaagaaccaTATCTGGAGGTTCATTAAATCAAACCGCAGTTTTACTCccctaaaaattaatgcttctccACATTTATCTCATACAAATTCAAACAATGTCAATAATACATTATATACCAGTAataattttaatgataaaatataTTGCAAACTAATTAGAGAGAGTGGTTCTAACCATTCAGAGAAATTGCAAGTGCAAATTTTGAACTTGACACAAACCATATGGCAAACAATTGAACCAGGAGCCTGCACTCCATATTTTTTTCATCAAATTTTTCTCTTCGTTCTACCACTTTGTCAGTATGTTATAACCATTACCCTTCTGAAACACATTTCTTCCTTTGATAATATGCATCGCCAACTTTGTGTTCAAATAATCGACGTGCATGGCCCTTAGCTGACAAATGCATGGCACGAACCTTTATGCGCTGCTAACGATGGCGTCGAACCAAATGAAACAATTGCAGGTGCCCACACCATCGGCGTGTCTCGCTGCGCCAGCTTCCGGGATAGAATCTATGGAGACTTCGAGCTGACAGCAAAGTTTGAAGGAACCTCTCAACTATACCTCAGCAAGCTGAAAGAGGTTTGTCCCGAGGACGGAGGAGACGATAACACTTCTCCCATGGATAGCTTCACCCCCAACCTCTTCGACAACGCCTTCTTCGAGACCCTCCTCAAAGGAACTGGCCTTCTAAACTCCGACCAGGAGATGTATTCAAGCCTGTTAGGATTCCAAACCTCCAGCCTCGTCGAGCTGTACTGGGCGGACCCTATCGCCTTCTTCACGCATTTCTCTGATTCTATGGTGAAAATGGGTAATATCACCAACCCTGAGGGTGGAGAAGTGAGGAAGAGCTGCAGATTTGTGAACAGCTAAGACCTTTGAGCTTGTGTCTGCTATTCCCATACTGTCTGTTTTTTTCTCTACATACTGTCTGTTTGTGCAATAAGGTTTGTATGAGATTCCAATAAGGAAACAAAGACCTGCCTAGATTGAAAGACAAGTATTTCTTCACTCTAAAATGATTCATTTCTTTCAGAAACCCAAATGAACAAAGGGTATTATCAGCTAACATTTGAACTACTAAATCAAACAAAGACTGCTAGCTGCACTCTTTTTACTAAATCTTAGTCGGACACCGGAACGCTGCTCAGCAGTGAGCAGCCGTCCGATGCATCGACGGTGATGGTGAAATCCTCGTCGAACATCGGCACCACCGTCCCTGCTCAAAGCTCCGCCAGGTTGCCGCCGGACCTAGCTCTAGCTTGATCTTTTTGTTGTCGGGGAGGCCTCCGTTGATTGTGTACGAACAAAATATGAGTCCAAAGGTAGGGTAATAAAGGGTTTAGCTAATGGAGAAATTGACTCTTTCGGGAACCAGTAACACGTAAACCATGTCAAACCAAGACCGATCAATATCCGAACGGAACAGATTCGAACTTCTCCTAGAATAGTTTCTGGTGCAAAATTCAATAATGATGAAAAAGTGTTTTTGGTTGGCGGGGCGGGAAAAGAACCCATTTTCGCCAATCGGTAAAAAGAAAGTAACAAAAAGTGGCCTTTCCTTTCGAAACATGGGCAAACAAAGCAAAAATGAGCTACTACCACTTGCATAGACCAATCCTTGACCTCGATCGAATCCCCCAAGCTCACTCGAAAGCCCTTTTTCGCTCTATTCTATAAATGCTTTCGTCTTGGATAAATGCGTATTGAATTGCTTAAGAACGCGTATAAGTCGTTCTAACGCGATCTGAGAGGCTTCTATCTGTCCTTGTTGGGCCAGCCGTCTATTACATAATCTAAGTCAGTCCTCCCTGAAAGTTGAGAGCTATGAAACAAGTCCACGGTGGTTCAAAATTGGAATTGGCACAATATCCCGCCTTCGCTCAATTTGGGTCAATAGTAGATAGAATAAGTAGACAGGAAAGAGGGAAGCGACGGAAGAGGGAAGGAAGTCAGTTGAATTTGGGCTTTTGTTCTAGTGAGTTGGGTTGTTTTAAAATTGGGTTCAAGTCCGTATTGAAGAAGACATGGTATTGATGGTTCAAAAGGTTAGGACAGGTTCAACAGGCAAGTTCAGGTTTTGGCCGAGTCCAATTTGACGGTTTGATACAATGGATTCAATTGAACTCGGGTGCTAAACTCATTGAAACATAACATGGTGGATTTTGAGATACAAAAGCGATTTCATGAAGACACGCAATGCCACTTCTACTCCAATAGGACTTGGGTTGCATGATTGCAGATCTGTTCCAAGAACTTCTGAATTTGTTTTTGTGAGAGGCATTTGACCTAGTATTTTAAAAACCACAAAGATTCTTGAATCCCAAAATGTTCGTCAAGCAAGTTTGCAAGTGAACTCTTGAAGATTTTTACATCTCGATATATTAATTATCTCCGTAAATATCCGACATCAAGATCAATCGAGATTTTCTTTAGTTCGCAACTGATATTTTCAAGCCAAAATATCAAAATCTTGATCGAAATGATAAaatcaaaattaataaaaatctcTGGTCATCAAATCTCCATAATCAATACATACACCCTAGCCTTGCTGCATGCCAAAACTCCAAAAACCAACAAGAATTCATCCAGAATACTCATGCCCTATATTGATTCTCCGTTATTTGATGATAAAATTCGTAGGGCAAATGGAGATCTCACCGACAAGAGAATGTCACACGATAATACATGGAAAGCATCTTGTTCATAGAGAATAAAGAACAATATCTATTGGAATATATTCCCTTTTGTCTTTGTTGAGAGAAGAAACAGAGAAAACAAGTAGAATCAATGACTTTATCCAACTCAACTTCACTAAATAAGTGACCACCTCCAGCATGTTCCTATGAATGGAGAGTATTGCTGACCCCCCACTTACAATTCTGGGCAATGAATTCCATGACCCGAAATATGAAAGCAACCAACGTTCTGATGAACTGTGATGGTGTTGGTGCGGTCCTCCTTTATATGGGAcccaccttatttgaaatttaagaaaaaaaagaaaggatgaGATGGCAGTTTGAAACCACTAGGCTTGGGGAGTGCGGTAATTGTGTGAAAATAGGAAGTTTGGTGGTCTGaaaaaaatagtgaaaaaaaGTACTATTTTGTCAGATAATTGGATGGTTGCTTTTATCCAAATTTGGTTGAAATTTCAGTATGTTGTTTCCGATATTGAAAGCTACAAATTGAACGGTTTGGATTTTTGAAAAGTTTTCTCTATTGATTATTTCCAGTATCAATACTTAGTAAGATCTATCCTCTATtttactgtttattattgaaatcTGCCATATTagtgaagaatattcttgttGTAGAAGTTAAGTGTTAATTTTTGTGCAACTTTTGGTTGAACTAGAGAGAATTTATTGTAATCCCATTATTCTAAATAGTATAAGTTTTTGACTGGACTAAGtcccataatttttttcttcacaTCGAATGATTTTTacgttaaaaaaattatattgcttcttggattgtttgattaTTTTGCTTTTTAATTGCTTGAGTAGATTGTAGAGATTATTGTTGCTTGGTGAGTGACATCCAATTTAATCACatagaggaaaaaaaagtttGCGGCATCATTATATCTTGATTGCATTTTTTAACAAAGTGATATCAGAGCAGGTTGCTAATAGTTGAAATTTTCTTGTGTTGATTAAATGAAAGAGCATTCAGGTGGTAATATGGTTAAACTCAAATATTTCAATTATTCAATTTGGAAGCTTCGAATGGAATATTTACTATTTTGCAAAGATTTGTATGATCCTATTGAAGAAGATAATGCCAAACCAAGTGACAAAACTCGGTAAGAATGGGAGAAAATAAATAGGAAGACAGTTGGATTAATCAAGCAGTGGATAGATGATAGTGTTTTACATCGTGTTGCTATGGAGACTAATGCCCATAGTTTATGGAATAAATTAGAGAGTCTCTATGAGCGGAAGACTGTACAAAATAAGGCATTTGAAAACTTGTGAATATAAAGTATTAGGAGGAAAGTTCAGTGGCCGAGATTTAAGTAGATTTCAGGATTTGGTAAATTAGCTAAATACTATAAAAATCACTGTTGTTGCTCAACTTTTTGCCTGATAGTTGGGAAACTTTGGTTGTATCACTTAGTAATTCAACTCCTATTGGTATGGTATCATTGGGAATGGTAAAAGATAGTATATTTAATGACGAGATCAGAAGATGAGAATATGGTGTGACTATACAGTTAGGGCCATTGGTTACAGAAAGGCAGGAGAAGAGTAAAACTAGAATCTTACAAAATTCTAAAAATCATGATAAGTCAAGGAGAAggtcaaaattcagaaaagaGATCGAATATTTTTATTGTGGCAAGCCAAGGTACATGAAAAGAGAATgtagaaaatttaaaagagagcaatcaagaaaaagaggtgaaaaaaagaaggaagaaaaagatacAACAATAGTTGCATTTGATGGTAATGTCGGTATTATTTGTGATGATACTTGTGTAAACCTTACATGCCAGGATTGTACTTGGGTTGTTGACTCAGGTGTCTTTTTTCATGTTACTTCTCGATGAGACTTCTTTACATCCTATACTAGTAGTGATTTTAGCAGTATGAGGATAAAAATGATGGAGTAACTAAGATTGTGGGCTTGTAAGATGTTTGCTTGGAAACCGGTATTGGGTGTCAATTATTGCTGAAAAATATGATACATGTTCTAGATATCTACCTCCAATTGATCTCTACTGGAGTACTTGATGATGAAGGTTACCACAACCACTTCGGtgaagaaaaatagaagctTACTAAAGATTTTTTACTGATAGCAAGAGAAAAGAAATCAAACATACTTTACATAAGATAAGCAAAATTGTACAAGGAGGAGGTGAATACAGTTGAAAACTCCTCTATTAAATTATGACATAAGCGGCTTGGACACATGAGTGAGAAAGGACTTAATATCCTGgcccaaaaaaaattcttttctatAAAAGATACGCTTCTAAAGACTTATACTCATTATTTAGCTGGCAAACAATATAGAGCTGCATTTTATAAATCCCCTCCATATAAAAGATCACATGTTTTGGATTTAATTCACACTAATGTTTGCACTATAGATGCTAGAACTTCCTGTGGTGTTTTATATTTTGTTACTTTTAGTGATGATCATTTTATAAAAGTATGAGCctttgttttaaaatttaaagaCCAGATGCTCGATTCATTCAAACATTTTCTAGTGTTGAAAGAGAAATGAGAAAACAATTGAAGTATATGCAAGCAGATAATAGTGGTCAATATAGAGGTCCATTTGAGAAATATTATCGAGATTATGGCATCAGGCTTGAAAAAACCATTCCTATAATACCTCAACATAATAGAATTAATGAGAGAATGAATCGTACTATTTGTGAAAGAATTTTGTGTATGTTCTCTAATGCTAAATTGCTTAAATCCTTTTGAAGTGAAGCAATAAGAACTACAGTGGATTTAATCAACATTTGTCCTTCAATTCCTCTTAAAGGTGATGTACCAGAAAGAGTGTAGATTGAGAAAGATGTGTCATATAATCACTTGAGAGTGTTTGGCAGCATAACATTTATTCACATTTCTAAAGATGAGAGATCAAGCTTGATGGCAGGTTTAAACAGTGTATTTTTTGGATTATGCACATGAAGAGTTTGGTTACATATCATGGGATTCAATTGATAAAAAAGTTTTTAGAAGCAGAGATGTTGTATTTCTAGAAGACTAGATGATTGAAGATTTTGAAAAGGTTGAGAAATCAAAGTCTGTCAGTAGAAATTATGTTGATTAGGTCCAGTGTTTCTAACCATGATGGATAATGACAATAGAAAAAATGTACAGAAAGATGATGGTAACACAGTTGATGAGCCTGCACCTGATAATGATGTGCCAGATGAGCATGTTGAGCAAGCATCTCCAGAATCACCAGTTGAGCCTCGGTTGAGAAGATCTATTAGAGAGCACCGACCTTCTCAGAGATATTCTCCTCATAAGTATGTGATAATCATTGATGGGGAAGAACCAGAATGCTATCAAGAGGCTACAGATCATGAACAAAAGAGAAAATAGTTAAAAGCTATACAGGAGATAAAATCTTTGCATATGAGCCGCACATTTGAATTGATGAAACTACCTAAGGATAAGAGAGAACTCAAAAATAAGTGGGTGTTCAAGTTGAAGATTGAAGAGAAGAGCTTACAACCAAGGTATAAAGCACAGTTGGTTGTGAAAGGTTTTAGTCAGAAAAAGAGTATTGACTTTAAGAAATTTTCTTATCTGTGGTTAGGATATCTTCAATCTAAGTTATTCTTGGTTTATCTGCAAGCATGAATTTAGAGATCGAACAATTTGATGTAAAAATTGCCTTCCTTCATAGTGACTTAGAGGAGAAAATTTATATGGAACAGCTACAAGGGTTTATAGTTAAAGACAAAGAACATCTCATGTGCAGATTAAAGAAGAGCTTGTATGGGCTCAAGTAGACACTTCGACAGTGGTATAAAAAGTTTGATTCATTTATGATGGACTATGGATATAGTAAAATCACTTCTGATCATTGTGTATTTATGAATAGATTCTCTAATGaagattttattattttcttgctttataTGGATGACATGTTGATTGTTGGCCATAATACTAAGAAGATTGAAAGCTTAAAAAAGAGTTAAATAAGTTCTTTGACATGAAGGATTTGAGGTCGGTTAAATAAATCCTTGGCATGAGAAATACTCGTGATAGAAAGAATAGAAAgctttggttatctcaagagaaATATATCGAAAAGGTGTTAGAAAAattcaacatgagcaagtccaaACCACTTTGCTCTCTACTTGCATGTCACTTCAAGTTAGGTTCCAAGCAGTGTCCTACAAGTCAAAAagataaagaaataatgaagaaGATTCTTTATGCAACCGCAGTGAGCAGTTTGATGTATGTCATGGTTTGCATAAGGTCGGATGTTGCTCATACAGTTGGTGTTGAAGTCAGTTTTTTTCTAATCTTAGTAAGGAACATTAGGCAGCTGTTAAATAGATTCTTAGGTATCTTAGAGGCACTTCTAGAGTCTGTTTATGTTTTGGTAATGATAAACCTGTGTTAGATGGATAGTGATATAGATTTCAGAAAGTCCACATTAGGATACTTGATAATTTTTTTAGGAGAAGTAGTGTCATGGCAATCTAAGTTACAAAAATGTGTTGCTTTATCCATTAAGGAGAT encodes the following:
- the LOC120112325 gene encoding peroxidase 11-like, which produces MACNLCFSKPLHLFLALVLGAFTTFLEAQDPSQLSLDYYLKTCPNAELIVRKEMECAVQADPRNGAAILRLHFHDCFVQGCDGSVLLDDTVTLIGEKQAEQNVNSLKGFDIVDKIKTRLEAECPGVVSCADLLAIAARDAVILLGGPYWDVPVGREDSKTASLEQANTDIPTPQQGLVTLISKFLAKGLSTTDMVALVGAHTIGVSRCASFRDRIYGDFELTAKFEGTSQLYLSKLKEVCPEDGGDDNTSPMDSFTPNLFDNAFFETLLKGTGLLNSDQEMYSSLLGFQTSSLVELYWADPIAFFTHFSDSMVKMGNITNPEGGEVRKSCRFVNS